From the Gordonia bronchialis DSM 43247 genome, one window contains:
- the rplB gene encoding 50S ribosomal protein L2 produces MAIRKYKPTTPGRRGASGADFAEVTRDHPEKSLVRPLHGRGGRNAHGRITTRHKGGGHKRAYRLIDFRRNDKDGINAKVAHIEYDPNRTARIALLHYVDGEKRYIIAPRGLNQGDVVESGATADIKPGNNLPLRNIPTGTQVHAVELRPGGGAKMARSAGASIQLLGKEGTYATLRMPSGEIRRVDVRCRATVGEVGNAEQSNINWGKAGRMRWKGKRPTVRGVVMNPVDHPHGGGEGKTSGGRHPVSPWGQPEGRTRKNKASDKLIVRRRRTGKNKR; encoded by the coding sequence ATGGCTATTCGTAAGTACAAGCCGACGACACCCGGTCGTCGCGGTGCCAGCGGCGCCGACTTCGCCGAGGTCACCCGTGATCATCCGGAGAAGTCGCTGGTTCGTCCGCTGCACGGTCGCGGTGGTCGTAACGCGCACGGCCGCATCACAACTCGTCACAAGGGTGGCGGTCACAAGCGTGCCTACCGTCTGATCGACTTCCGTCGCAACGACAAGGACGGCATCAACGCCAAGGTCGCTCACATCGAGTACGACCCGAACCGCACCGCGCGGATCGCGTTGCTGCACTACGTCGATGGCGAGAAGCGCTACATCATCGCGCCCCGCGGTCTCAACCAGGGCGACGTGGTGGAGAGCGGTGCGACCGCCGACATCAAGCCCGGCAACAACCTGCCGCTGCGCAACATCCCGACCGGTACCCAGGTGCACGCCGTCGAGCTGCGTCCGGGCGGCGGGGCCAAGATGGCCCGCAGCGCGGGTGCCTCGATCCAGTTGCTCGGTAAGGAAGGCACCTACGCGACCCTGCGTATGCCGTCCGGCGAGATCCGTCGCGTCGACGTGCGCTGCCGCGCCACCGTCGGCGAGGTCGGCAACGCCGAGCAGAGCAACATCAACTGGGGCAAGGCCGGCCGCATGCGGTGGAAGGGCAAGCGCCCCACCGTTCGTGGTGTCGTGATGAACCCGGTCGACCACCCGCACGGTGGCGGCGAGGGCAAGACCTCGGGTGGTCGCCACCCGGTCAGCCCGTGGGGTCAGCCGGAAGGCCGCACCCGCAAGAACAAGGCCAGCGACAAGCTGATCGTCCGGCGTCGTCGTACCGGCAAGAACAAGCGATAA
- the rplW gene encoding 50S ribosomal protein L23 — MATQADPRDIVLAPVISEKSYGLMEDNVYTFVVHPDSNKTQIKIAIEQIFGVEVASVNTANRQGKRKRTRFGYGQRKSTKRAFVTLTEDSKPIEIFGGSVS; from the coding sequence ATGGCTACCCAGGCAGACCCACGCGACATCGTTCTGGCCCCGGTGATCTCCGAGAAGTCCTACGGACTCATGGAGGACAACGTGTACACCTTCGTGGTGCACCCGGACTCCAACAAGACGCAGATCAAGATCGCCATCGAGCAGATCTTCGGCGTCGAGGTCGCGAGCGTCAACACCGCCAACCGGCAGGGCAAGCGCAAGCGGACCCGCTTCGGCTACGGCCAGCGGAAGTCCACCAAGCGTGCGTTCGTGACGCTCACCGAAGACAGCAAGCCCATCGAGATCTTCGGAGGCTCGGTCAGCTGA
- the rplD gene encoding 50S ribosomal protein L4, with protein MSTDAATKLTLDVKTADGKTNGTVDLPAELFDAPANIALMHQVVVAQQAAARQGTHATKTRGDVRGGGAKPYRQKGTGRARQGSTRAPQFTGGGTVHGPQPRDYSQRTPKKMKAAALRGALSDRARNERIHVITELVSGQVPSTKSARQFLESLSDRRKFLVVLGREDLTAWKSVANLGNVLPIAPDQLNTYDVLYSDEVVFSVETLNAFIAANTTDAKEA; from the coding sequence ATGAGCACCGACGCAGCGACCAAGTTGACGCTGGACGTCAAGACCGCCGACGGCAAGACCAACGGAACCGTTGACCTGCCCGCCGAGCTGTTCGACGCCCCGGCCAACATCGCGCTGATGCATCAGGTCGTGGTGGCCCAGCAGGCCGCCGCACGCCAGGGCACGCACGCCACCAAGACCCGCGGCGATGTCCGCGGTGGTGGCGCAAAGCCGTACCGCCAGAAGGGAACCGGCCGCGCCCGTCAGGGTTCGACCCGCGCCCCGCAGTTCACCGGCGGTGGCACCGTGCACGGCCCGCAGCCGCGCGACTACAGCCAGCGCACCCCCAAGAAGATGAAGGCGGCCGCCCTGCGCGGCGCGCTGAGTGATCGTGCTCGCAACGAGCGCATCCACGTGATCACCGAGCTGGTGTCCGGGCAGGTCCCGTCCACCAAGTCGGCCCGCCAGTTCCTGGAGAGCCTCTCGGATCGCCGCAAGTTCCTGGTCGTGCTCGGCCGTGAGGACCTGACGGCCTGGAAGAGCGTCGCCAACCTGGGCAACGTGCTGCCGATCGCGCCGGATCAGCTCAACACCTACGACGTCCTGTACTCGGACGAGGTGGTGTTCAGCGTCGAGACGCTCAACGCGTTCATCGCTGCCAATACGACAGATGCGAAGGAGGCGTGA
- the rplC gene encoding 50S ribosomal protein L3 — translation MSNQSATKGILGTKLGMTQVFDENNRVVPVTVIQAGPNVITQLRTADRDGYTAVQLAYGAIDPRKVTKPVAGQYSKAGVTPRRHLAEIRVNDVSEFEVGQELTAEVFAEGSLVDVTGTSKGKGFAGVMKRHGFSGLGASHGAHRVHRAPGSIGGCATPGRVFKGMRMAGRMGNDKVTTQNLTVHKVDAEAGLLLIKGAIPGRKGGIVVVRDAVKGGAKA, via the coding sequence ATGAGCAACCAATCTGCGACCAAAGGCATCCTGGGCACCAAGCTCGGCATGACCCAGGTCTTCGACGAGAACAACCGCGTCGTTCCGGTCACCGTCATCCAGGCCGGACCGAACGTGATCACCCAGCTCCGTACCGCGGACCGCGACGGCTACACCGCCGTGCAGCTCGCCTACGGTGCGATCGACCCGCGCAAGGTGACCAAGCCGGTCGCCGGCCAGTACAGCAAGGCCGGCGTCACGCCGCGCCGCCACCTGGCCGAGATCCGCGTCAACGACGTCAGCGAGTTCGAGGTCGGTCAGGAACTGACCGCCGAGGTCTTCGCCGAGGGTTCGCTGGTGGATGTCACCGGCACCTCCAAGGGCAAGGGCTTCGCCGGCGTCATGAAGCGGCACGGCTTCTCCGGTCTGGGTGCCAGCCACGGTGCTCACCGTGTGCACCGCGCCCCCGGTTCCATCGGTGGCTGCGCCACCCCGGGCCGCGTGTTCAAGGGCATGCGGATGGCCGGACGTATGGGTAACGACAAGGTGACCACGCAGAACCTCACCGTCCACAAGGTGGATGCCGAGGCCGGCCTGCTGCTGATCAAGGGAGCGATCCCGGGTCGCAAGGGCGGCATCGTCGTGGTTCGCGACGCAGTGAAGGGTGGTGCGAAAGCATGA
- the rpsJ gene encoding 30S ribosomal protein S10, with protein MAGQKIRIRLKAYDHEAIDASARKIVETVTRTGARVVGPVPLPTEKNVYCVIRSPHKYKDSREHFEMRTHKRLIDILDPTPKTVDALMRIDLPASVDVNIQ; from the coding sequence GTGGCGGGACAGAAGATCCGCATCAGGCTCAAGGCCTACGACCACGAGGCGATCGACGCTTCGGCGCGCAAGATCGTGGAGACCGTGACCCGTACGGGTGCACGCGTCGTCGGCCCGGTGCCGTTGCCCACCGAGAAGAACGTGTACTGCGTCATCCGTTCGCCGCACAAGTACAAGGACAGCCGCGAACACTTCGAGATGCGTACCCACAAGCGACTCATCGACATCCTCGACCCGACGCCGAAGACGGTTGACGCGCTGATGCGCATCGACCTGCCGGCCAGCGTCGACGTCAACATCCAGTAG
- a CDS encoding YbaB/EbfC family nucleoid-associated protein gives MTSDPAPDDTTASPFDELQRHAELIEAAGEQRGRITATATDEDATVSVAANADGDLVSIELSAAALSLDVTHLGRCITDTANEARRGAHALAERHMDDLFRAQEDIVARIHATQELWPTVDDNQAVADGGGSSWPDVDLAEEAINSEVGPDGIMPPLAPHRRPLRRPLVITNGIVTSVDDHSYSTGPDAEFLASLAGGLVAYGATDVPIYPYTRELHSAGQIPTGREVLRSLGVARFCSTQTADLDATSMPYPGYTPSVSSGPEPDNDQIHTDPEGQHLFLTYEDNGGIPDDRHQRLKSHVIDGHLTYVLIHEPREQHDDFWFSEWVMLFAVGVSPVTGNLIGVVGHQVCHNLCD, from the coding sequence ATGACGTCCGATCCGGCGCCGGACGACACCACCGCGAGTCCGTTCGACGAGCTTCAACGTCATGCAGAACTGATCGAGGCCGCGGGCGAGCAGCGCGGTCGGATCACCGCCACGGCCACCGACGAGGACGCGACGGTGTCGGTGGCGGCCAACGCCGACGGCGACCTCGTGTCGATCGAACTATCGGCAGCCGCGCTATCGCTGGATGTCACTCACCTCGGTCGCTGCATCACCGACACCGCCAACGAAGCACGGCGCGGAGCACACGCACTCGCCGAACGTCACATGGACGACCTGTTTCGCGCGCAGGAGGACATTGTCGCCCGCATACACGCGACGCAAGAGCTGTGGCCGACCGTCGACGACAACCAGGCCGTCGCCGACGGCGGCGGTTCATCATGGCCCGACGTCGACCTCGCCGAAGAGGCGATCAACAGCGAGGTCGGACCCGACGGAATCATGCCGCCGCTGGCGCCGCACCGCAGGCCACTGAGGCGTCCGTTGGTGATCACCAACGGGATCGTCACGAGTGTCGATGACCACTCGTACTCGACCGGTCCGGACGCTGAGTTCCTGGCCTCCCTGGCCGGCGGCCTGGTGGCCTACGGCGCGACGGATGTACCGATCTACCCCTACACGCGTGAGCTGCACAGCGCTGGACAGATCCCCACCGGACGCGAGGTCCTCCGGTCGCTGGGCGTAGCCCGGTTCTGCAGCACACAAACCGCCGACCTCGACGCCACGTCCATGCCGTACCCCGGCTACACCCCATCCGTGAGCAGCGGACCGGAGCCCGACAACGATCAGATCCACACCGACCCCGAGGGTCAGCACCTGTTCCTCACTTACGAGGACAACGGCGGCATCCCCGACGACCGACACCAACGCCTCAAGTCTCACGTCATCGACGGGCACCTGACCTATGTGCTGATACACGAGCCCCGGGAGCAACACGACGACTTCTGGTTCAGCGAGTGGGTCATGCTCTTCGCGGTCGGCGTCTCCCCGGTGACCGGAAACCTGATCGGCGTCGTCGGCCACCAGGTATGCCACAACCTCTGCGACTGA